CAGCTGGCCTCACTTACTATTGGCGCATGAAGATGCCCGAAACAGCCCGTTACACGGCTCTCGTAGCAAAAGATGCAAAAAAAGCCGCACGAGACATGGGTAGGGTACTACAAGTTGAAATTGATCCTGAGGATGCAAAAATCGAACAAATGTCTAGGGACGAAACTAATAAATTTGGTCTATTTTCTATGGAATTCGTTCGTCGCCACGGGATGCACCTATTTGGAACCTGTTCTACATGGTTTTTGTTGGACATTGCTTTCTACAGCCAAAATCTATTCCAAAAAGATGTGTTCTCAGCAATTGGATGGATCCCTCCGGCCGCAACAATGAATGCTGTTCAGGAAGTTTACAAAATATCAAGAGCACAAACCTTGATTGCGCTATGTAGTACAGTGCCAGGGTACTGGTTCACCGTGGCGTTCATTGATATAATTGGAAGGTTCGCAATCCAATTGATCGGATTCTTCTTCATGACTGTCTTCATGTTTGCCATCGCCCTTCCCTACCATCATTGGACATTGAAGGAGAACCATATCGGGTTCGTGGTCATGTACTCCCTCACATTCTTTTTCGCGAACTTTGGGCCTAACGCAACCACATTTGTGGTCCCAGCTGAGATTTTCCCTGCCAGGCTTCGATCAACTTGTCATGGGATTTCTGCAGCTGCAGGTAAAGCTGGAGCTATAGTGGGGGTATACGGGTTCCTGTACGCTGCACAAAATAAAGATCCAACGAAAACCGATGCAGGATACCCAGCTGGTATCGGCATAAAGAACTCTCTCATTGTTTTAGGGTGTATCAATGCTCTTGGAATGATTTGTACATTTTGTGTGCCAGAGCCAAAAGGAAAATCCCTGGAGGAAGCATCCCAAGAAACTATATCTGGAGAAACAGGAGGTGATTAATTGGCTGAAAATCACTTGtgttttgttttcctttcttttctatgTATTTGTTGCTTTACTTTCCACTTTCTTTGTATTGCCTAAGCTCGTTTGGTGTAATttttaaattctattttttgtGACCAAGTGTGTAATTGTAATTATTTCACTTCAATGTGAGGTGAAAATGGTTTTGCTCTTTATTTAT
This genomic interval from Lycium ferocissimum isolate CSIRO_LF1 unplaced genomic scaffold, AGI_CSIRO_Lferr_CH_V1 ctg51, whole genome shotgun sequence contains the following:
- the LOC132044665 gene encoding low affinity inorganic phosphate transporter 1-like, coding for MAGDEDNNNLQVLNALDVAKTQLYHFTAIIIAGMGFFTDAYDLFSISLVTKLLGRLYYTKPDLLKPGTLPPTVSSSVTGVALVGTLAGQLFFGWLGDKMGRKKVYGMTLVLMVVCSIASGLSFGNTPKGVMATLCFFRFWLGFGIGGDYPLSATIMSEYANKKTRGAFIAAVFAMQGFGILFSGIIALIVSAGFDHAYKAPTFAENAALSTVPQSDFIWRIILMFGALPAGLTYYWRMKMPETARYTALVAKDAKKAARDMGRVLQVEIDPEDAKIEQMSRDETNKFGLFSMEFVRRHGMHLFGTCSTWFLLDIAFYSQNLFQKDVFSAIGWIPPAATMNAVQEVYKISRAQTLIALCSTVPGYWFTVAFIDIIGRFAIQLIGFFFMTVFMFAIALPYHHWTLKENHIGFVVMYSLTFFFANFGPNATTFVVPAEIFPARLRSTCHGISAAAGKAGAIVGVYGFLYAAQNKDPTKTDAGYPAGIGIKNSLIVLGCINALGMICTFCVPEPKGKSLEEASQETISGETGGD